DNA from Eubalaena glacialis isolate mEubGla1 chromosome 2, mEubGla1.1.hap2.+ XY, whole genome shotgun sequence:
CAGGAAGTtctatttcatatacattttccAGGTTACTCTCATGTAGGCATCTCAAGGGACTAATATGCCAAGAAAATTGGAGATGGAAGATGTATAGTGATTTCCCCAAAGTCTCAGAGCAAAGGCAGAGTTAACAGAACAACAGCAGTGCTCCCTGAATAGGAAGTATGGATGAATGAACAGATCTGGGAGGTACACCATAAAAGTGTGGCTGTGATAAGTAACCCCAAATATCATAGTCCTTTTTATCAAGAGATTTTAAGTGATCATTTTCTTGCTGTACAGTTCACTGATGTTGAAGTGCCTTCTGAGTCATCGGAGGAATATTAAGGCAACGTCGTCATGGTTTTTAATGAGAAGTGTGTTTTACTGGCCTCTAAGTCCATGGTGGTAGGTTTGGATATTTTCAGTAAGCAGCCTATTAAATTTACTCATAACTCATTGGAGTCACTTTGGGCTGTTCTGTAAAAGCAGGAGTCTTCTGTATGTCTGCACAGGGCATGGTTAAAAAGAACTAGGTTTCCAGAAATCTCTAGTCTCCACTTCACCAAAGACTGCCTGTTGGGCAAAGCATTTAAGCTCAGTTTCTTgggctgtaaaatgaggataataataatagccataTTATTCACTGCTTCACGGGGTGTCTGTGAGATGATTCATatgaaagcattttgaaaagtGTAACGTCTcctatacaaaataaaataatagcattGTATTAAAGATAAGATGTCCATCAAAATGTTCAGACGTAGAAGATCTGGCCCAGACAAAATCGACAAACACCCCTCATGCTTCcaattctaaatttttaaaattatttttgacctGTGAAAGTAATATAATCATATAGTAAAAAAATCCAAAGGTCATGaggatattaagtgaaaaaataataatagcaaacataaGGACTGATAGACAGAGATAGAGAGCACATACCATAAGCCATGCATTATCCTAAATGCTCCTCAgagcaaccctatgaggtatgctactgttattatccccatttcatagatgataaaagtgaggcacagagaagtttagtaactttcccaagatacacagctaggaaatggcagagccagtTTTCTGTTATCACCCCCAAATACCAGCCTTATTCTCCAAGGATGACCACTGTTTTAACAGTTAATTGCAtaactgtattcattttctatttgtgCATAACAAATTGCCCtaaaacttagaggcttaaagcaaaaaaacatttattatttcactgtTTCTGTGGGTCTGGAATCAGGGTTTGGCTTAGCCAGGTGTTTCTGACTCAATGTCTCTTAGGAGGCAGTCAAGatgttggccagggctgcagtcttACCTGAAGATTCAACTTGGAGAGGATCTGTTTCCAAGTTCATTCACATGGTTGTTGATGGGTGTCAGTTCCTCACAGGCTATTGGACTGAGACTCTCAGTTTCTCGTGGCCAAGGGTCCCCCTCAGTTTCTCAGCACATGGACCTCCCCACAGGGTTGCCTCAGGTCATGGCACGTGGATACATCCAGTGTGAGAGATCTGAGACCACACCCAAGAAgccagtctttttattttttttaattaattaattttctttttttttttttggccacatgcactgcttgcaggatcttagttccccaaccagggatagaacccgcaccctgaagtggaagcacagaatcctaaccactggaccaacagggaattcccaaaccagtctttttataacctaattTCAGAGGTGATatcccatcacttctgccacattctgttcactagaagcaagtcacaaaggCCAACCCACACTCAAGGGGTGGAGGTTACACAAGAGCGTGAACACCAGGAGGGCAGGGGATCTTTGcaggccatctttttttttttttttttttggctgcattgggtctttgtcgctgtgcacaggctttctctagttgcggcgagcgggggccactcctcgttgcagtgcacgggcctctcattgtggtggcctctcttgttgcggagcacaggctccaggcgcacgggcttcagtagttgtggcacgtgggcccagcagttgtggctcacgggctctagagcgcaggctcagtagttgtggcacacgggcctagttgctccgtggcatgtgggatcctcccagagcagggctcgaacccgtgtcccctgcattggcaggcggattcttaaccactgcaccaccagggaagcccttgcagaCCATCTTAAAGACTGCCTATCATGATAGCCTTCTAAAAATTGTCCATGCATATAAAACTTCTTTTccacatcactgattattagagaaatgcaaatcaaaactacaatgaggtatcacctcacaccagttagaatgggcatcatcagaaaatctacaaacaacaaacgctggagagggtgtggagaaaagggaaccctcttgcactgttggtgggaatgtaaattgatacagccactatggagaacagtatggaggttccttaaaaaactaaaaatagaattaccatatgacccagcaatcccactactgggcatatacccagagaaaaccataattcaaaaagacacatgcaccccaatgttcattgcagctctatttacaatagccaggtcatggaagcaacctaaatgcccatcgacagacgaatggataaagaagatgtggtacatatatacaatggaatattactcagccataaaaaggaacaaaattgggtcatttgttgagacgtggatggatctagagactgtcacacagagtgaagtaagtcagaaagagaaaaacaaatatcgtatattaacacatatatgtggaacctagaaaaatggtacagatgaaccggtttgcagggcagaaattgagacacagatgtagagaacaaacgtatggacaccaaggggggaaagtggcgggggggtgggggtggtggtgtgatgaattgggcgactgggtttgacatgtgtacactgatgtgtataaaatggatgactaataagaataataaataaataaataaataaaatcatcttaaaaaaaaacccaaaaacttctTTTCCAAAAAGCATATCCTTTGCATGTGCCTTTACCGACATCAAGAGGATCCTCCCGTTTATTATGACATATAGAATTCCATTGGGTGGAAGTTGCGTAACTTTGTAAGTCCCCGATTGACGGGAATGcagtttttttcaagtaaaacaCCATATTTACTAGGTTTCCTAATGTGTATCGAGCACCCCTGTGGGCAAGGCTCTGTGCCGGGCGTTGGGGGCACAGAGATGGAAAGAAGAGACCCCTGCCCTCAAGGCATCCTCAGCCTAGTGGAGAGAAAAGACAAGGAGACAAACAATTGTGAAGGCCCCAGCAGATGTCACTGTGGTAAGAGGTACAAGGTGTCGTGTAAGCCCCAAAGAGGGACTAAGCATGTCTGATAATTCCAGAAGGAAGTAAACGCTTCCTCTTTCCACAGAGGAGCAAACTAAGTCACAAACCTGCCATTTTTCTCACCCATACCTTCCATGAAAACATGTGCTCTCACTGGAACCAGCACCAAAGACTTATGGGGTGGGCAGCTTCCATAATGTCATTTTTAGACCATGCCCAGATCCTACAAGGTCTAAGAAATGTCCTAGAAAATGAAGtcaatgtgaaagagaaaaaaaaaaaaaacaaacaaacatagagcCTGGAATTCTGGAAACCAAACAACTGACTACATTTCACTTTTCAGTCAGGGTTTTGGCATCTTTTAGTCACTATCTAAATTAGTTCATGTGACGTTTttatggagttttcttttttttagagagaATTCTGTACTCATTTTACCCTCATCGAATGCTCATTTATTTTGTCTACCTGGAAAGACTACACTATAGAATTAGCTTAATGTTCATTGTTCAGTTGGTCACAAAACAGTCAAGAGATGACAAGCCTTTAGAATACATGTCGCAGAAATACCCCTGTGCTCATAAGGTACTAGTCATGCTTTGGGTTCTCAGCAGAGTTGCTGTGAGTCCTGAAGTCGTTATAGCAACTGGGCCCTGCTCCACTTTCAGGTCAATTACACTTAGCATTAAGAAAGGACCATCATTCCCATGGTTGAGTATTTTGTGCTGAATGAGTGCTTgctttttctgaaaatgtctcttgtaaaaaacatttttctcaagtggtAAAGATAGGAGGATAGGATTTATTGATGCTCAAGTTGGAATCCTAGGTCCAGTGCTTACGGACCATGTGACCTGGGGTAAGTCATTTAACTTCCCTccaactcagtttccttatctttgaAATGGACTTATTCATACCTACCCCATGGGGTTGGATTAATGTAAAACCCTTAGCACAGTTCCTGGTTCAGAGTGAGGGCTCATTGAACTATAGCAATCATCACCGACGTCCAGTGGACCAGTGTAAGGGATGCTTAATTCTCCCTCACTTTCCACTTCCTGGAAAACAGGTTGGTCTTAATAGTGGTGGGAGAGAGATGTTAGCTCTTTATCGCCGGTCAGGTTTTGACTGGGTCAGGGGACAGAGGAAGGCAAAAGGGGGACAGGATTCAGCACTAGAAAGTCCCCTGCTGCCCAGCCAGGGAGGGAGTGATTCCCTTAAGGTGAGAAAGAGTGAGTGTAGCCAATACAAATCCCATCTCTCCCCAAGTTGCCTTGCCCCCCATAAAGCTTCAAGGACAATTACTACCAGCATCACCCTGGCCAGCAGGCTCAAAACCCCCTTGAGATGGAGCAAATTTGTTCATATTTCTTGGAAAGATAAGGCTTAAGAGATAAAAGCTCTGGATCTCTTAGTGCCTGATAGTCACTGACAATAATAGAGCTTTTCCCAAGAGCCAATGTTGGTAGGACTACATTTTGAGTGTGTTTTACTACAAATACGCACAGTAAAATCTCAATGGTTTCTCCCTTCCGGTTGTAGAAAGGATCACAGGAGACAATTGAAAAGAAAGCGCTTTGAACATTCCATGCAAACATTATTATTGATTGAGTGCAATCTACCACTCTGTGGTGAAGAAAAATGATTTCCTTAATTTTGACCTCCCGTGCTCACACATCAGCCTTGGCTTCCCCTGCAATATTCCTGATATCACTAGAGCTACCCTGGGTAGTGGGCAATCCCAGAGCACCACCGAGGGTCAACCTCTGTGCATTTAAATGTCAGAACAATATCACCAATTTCAAGACAGTGAAAAGACAACAGGGAAGATCCATTTTCTTTGTCTACATCAGGGTTTCTCACCCTGGGCTGGATGATTCTTTGTTGTGctttgcaggatgtttagcagcatccctggctgttacccactagatgccagtagcactacCCCACGTTGTCAtaacccaaaatgtctccagaggTTGTCAAATCAGGGGTAAGGGGGTTtgcaaaatcacccccagttgagaaccagtaGTCCATGTAAAGAAAGGAAACATGCACAAATAATTCGGGGCAGAGATGTCTGTTAGCTGATATTTTGTTGCTGCAGAAAGACGGATTTCAGATGGGTAGCAGAAAGTAGAAAGGGAAACTGCTAGTAGTTGTAGGGCTTAAAAGTGGTACCTCTCATCTCTCCAGCTGGAGAACCTCCACAGCAAATGACCACCTCCACAGCTGTCATTTGCGGGACCTGGGGGATGGGACAAAAAGCCTGCCTTGGATCAAAAGTTAATGCCATCTAATGCCACTAGCATGTGTCCACATCCTCTGCTGGTGACAAGGGCCTGCCCTGCAGAGGAAACCAATAGTGAAAAGCTCTCTCTCCTCTCAAGAATCCTGGTTTTGTTAATATATTCCAAAACTTCATGTCAACAAAGGGGACCTCTCACCGCAAAGAAATACAAGCCATCCAAGGGCGTGTCAGTAGCCTcgaaacctgatttttttttctcattttctaaagCAGCATATGGACCGCAAAAAATCTCAGTGAGCAAGAGCCCATGTGAAATTCAACCAGTCAAGGCTTTGATTTTTCCTCCCCTTCTGTGGAATCATTCTGCTAAAGCAGCAAAGCAAAGCTGCATAACTAAAGAAATAAGTGCAAAAAGACTCTTGGTTCTGTTCTAGGCACTTCGGAACAGCTGAAAGAAAGGGGGGATTGGACTGTAATATTGCTCCTTGCCAGGCCTCAGCTAACCTCCAGTCCTTGAGGGAGCAAAAAAGGGGGTAAACACTGCCTGGGAACCTTCCAGAGTTGAAGATGATGCCAGAAATTTCCCAAGCAGTGccactcctttctctcctcccaccccaaagGCCTGTCTCCTGCCTTTGCACAGAATCATTCAAACCAAACAAATCAGGAGCTATGACGTAGGCAGTGACTAAATTTCcggacaaataaaaatgaatacagggcttccctggtggcgcagtggttgagaatctgcctgccaatgcaggggacgcgggttcgagccctggtctgggaagatcccacatgccacggagcagctgggcctgtgagccacaactactgagcctgcgcgtctggagcctgtgctccacaacaagagaggccgcgatagtgagaggcccgtgcaccgtgatgaagagtggcgcccgctcgctgcaactagagaaagccctcgcacagaaacgaagacccaacacagccaagaataaataaataattttttaaaaaaatgaatacaaaggggaaaagaggaacAGCCAATATATGTTATAGCCTACTCTTTGGACTCACCTGCTAAATGTTACCCAtcagcaaaggttaaagtaaaaggctGCCACATTCCAGGCAGACACCATTCTCCAGGggcagctcagctcagctcagcctgGAAGTCGGCTGGCAATTCAGCGGCATGGTCTGGTCATTCCTAAATACTCTCTAGAAGGCAGAGTTCCTGTCAAGTGAAAGCATGCAGGCTCCATCCCTTGACAAAGCCCCACAGCCAGGGAGCAGGTGTAGcctgccaaaaacaaacaaaaacttctcCCGAACAACAACAAACAGTTAACACCGGCAGCCTGTCAACACCAGTTAGCCTGCCTGACGAGCAGAAGCCAATTAAGACCAGTGCTCAAATCTAGCCCGGTCCTCTACAAGCAGAAACTGGCATCTCTGGGCTTCCCCCAAGGAAGTGACCTTCAGTGGAAACTCACCACAGCAAGCACAGCCCTCAGGCTCCCTATACTCTTGGGGGCCCTTGCTGGGTGGAATTATGACTTTCCTAGGCCCTAGGCGCTTTTGCTCCTTCCTCCATAAtattattcaaatttatttttgatataaCTTTCAATACTTTGATACCTTGTTTTCTTAATGTGTTGTTAGGCAAAATTGAATAGGTTTTTGTGGGCCTGAAAATTAAGACATTGTCtttgaacattttcatttcctttgctttattttcttctaattttaagagaaattaaaCCTTTTCCTGGGACCCTAAAAGAATCACAGATCCTAGGCACCATGCCCACAATGTCTAATAAGGAAGCTCTGATTCGGTAGATAACTcgcaattaacaaaaaaaaaatactgttaccCACGGCCTAACCATCCAACCAAACACAACCTTGGCCTCTTTTGAAAGTCCACTCTATTGATAAAATACTGACATAATACGCCTGGAAGTTGTATCTTTCAATTTGTCACTTAAGAGTGATTCCTTATAAAGGTAGACTCCAAgaagcttaaaataaaaaaaaaaaatcaagttaccaCACAAGATagattttcttcaatattttatttatatagaaatacttaaaaaatgaAGTAGCACCATTACTTAAGTTTTACCTTTATTATGTAGAACTTTAAatgtcagaaaaataaaactcttgatacaatttcaaatcTTGTCTCAGCAAATATAATATTAGTATTTGACCATGAGGTTAAAGGCCctttatcataaaataaaatatactttgtttttttaaactttgctcaGTAAAGTACATTTAAGCTCAAGTAACATCACCTACATATACATAAACAAGTGGTaaacaaatgtattaaaatagaaatactaaAACTATAGTGGTGCAACAGAATTTTTGTAACTTGCACTGAATTCTATTTATACAAATGTTAGAAAGCATCAACAGTTCCTTTTGACATGTTTATACATTTCCGTTTTTTTGTAataatatagaataaaatatgcTTTATATCACTGAATAGAAAATATGCTGGGTGAAGCAGATCTAGAAGATTTGTCTGAACCTATAAAATCTCCATCCCAACAGAATACTGTTCAAAACATTACACATTTTATGGTTTGTAATTCCGTCACAATTGtgtgattattaaaataatacagtgTTCTTTGCCATAAGGCcatactaaaataaaaagatttaaccCAGCTACAAAAAAGTTCACTGAACTTAAATTAAAATACTTGTAAACATCTTTGcaatatgaaatataatttttcaagtcaaaaaagaataaaatacttcaaTCTGTATTAATGCAATTtctctttaaaacttttaaacgTTTTTAATATATAAGAGATATGTTACAGTTTCTTTAACTTTAATAAAGCTGCAGTATCCTGGTTTCACAGGAACTCCTGGCCCTTCCACGAACATTCAAAAAGGATCCACTGTGTTCTATAATAAGCATCGTAGGAACCCAGCCACAAAGGGGAACACACTAAAACAGTCCACACATCCCATAgcactattattatcatcttcatcataataattattgttcattttttcctactttaagaaaatggaaaacttgTGGGGTTTTCTTCTTTTGGAAGCTTCCTATTAAGTACAGTGTAAAAACTATCATTACTAGAATGTCGCCGTTCCTATTATTTATAGAGCATGCATTTAAGGTGGTTCGGAGGTTTCCCAGGCTACAGTACTCTTGATGCAGATATCCTGGCAAGttcctttgtttaaaaattgaaatttaaaaaatgagcggATACTACAGCTTTCCAAGCTCCTCTTCGGATCTCAGAGTGTGAGCAGGGAGGCGGGGAGGAGAAGGTGGGGCACCAAGGAGGCAAAGAGGCGCTGGGGAGTGAGGACGGAGGAAAGCGGGTTCTCCATCCCCCGCGTGGTGCGCGCCGCCGCCTTCAAGAAAAGATGCGGATGGCCTGAGTGACCGCGGTGTGGCAGACCGGGCATTCAGGCTCACTCTTCTCACAGATGCGGTTGGCGCACTCCATGCAAAAGAGGTTGTGGCCGCAGGGCACCAGGGCGGCGATTACTTCGCTCTCAAAGCACACGGAGCAGTCACGGCTGCCCTTACGCCGCAACCcagaggaggaggatgaagagcTGGACGAGGAGCTGGACGAGGACGAGGAGCCGGATGTGTCCGACGGCTGCAGGCCCGGCAGCTGCGCCCCCAGGCCGTTGGCATAGGCGGCGTAGGCCAGGCCCCCTCCGCCCGGGTCGCTGCGCACCCGGCGAGCCAGGTGGTGCTCGCCCGCCCCCGGAGCCATGTGCAAGGGCGGGGACAAACGGGGGCAGCTGGTGCCCGGGTGCAGCCGGCGGTGCACCAGCAGCCCCAGGTTGGCGTTGGAGGGCGCGCTGGCGCCGCCCCCGGGAAAGACCACAGAGGAAGACGAAGCAGACGAAGATGCAGAGGAAGAGCAGGAAGAGGACACGGGAGCTGCAGGTCCGCCTCCCGGGGACCTCTCAAACTGGGCCCAGAGAAGTGGAGCCCCAGGCGGTGGGGCGGGAGCCGGGTCGAAGGTGGGCTGTAGCTCAGGACAGCCGTCAGGGGAAGGCACAGAAGCTTCCCCCGCCGTGTAGGTGTATCCATTGCCATTGTTGTTGTTTCCGTTGTGAGCAAAGCTGAGCGCGGGGCTGGGGGGACTATAGTCCGCCAGGCGCGGGGTGGCAGCTGCACTGCCGCTGGTCCCCCCGCCGAAGTAAGAGTCTGTGGAGGCGCTGCCAAGCGAGCTGGAGCTGTCGTTGCGATAGCTAGAGAAGGGCTTGCGGCCCGGAGTGGGCGTGATGCTGGGGGTGGGCTTGCTCCAGAGGCTGCCTGGGCCGGACCCGCCGGACCCATGATGCAGATCAAAGCCCACATCCGTGCCATTGGCGTGGAAGTCGTTCTCATCTGTGAGCTCAATGATGCCGCCAGTGCGCAGGGCGATGTGCGCCTCGATCTCCTCGCGAGCTCGGTCCACGTTCTCAGGCATGCCGGTCACCTCGAACACCGGCTCCTTGTCGCGGCTGGGCGTCACGATGTACGTGTGCGTCTGCTGCTGGATGCGCTTGATCGTGGCGCCCTTGGGCCCCACCACGAGCCCCACCACGCGGTAGGGCACCCGCACCTGGATGGTGGTCTGCCCCGGCAGGTTAGGCGGCCCGGGCACTGCGCCGTTGAGCGCCGTGTTCTTATTCCGCGAGGCGCGGATCATGGAGAAGTGCTCGGCGGCAGAGATGATCTCCCTCCGAGCCATGGCCACATCCTCCTTCCTGCCCGTCACAACAAAGACAGGCTCCTCCCCACGAACCGGGGTCTTGATATAAGTGTTGGTCTTCGCCCGCAGCGCTTTGATTTTACAACCTGGGAGCCAGAGTgcaggggagggagtgggagagagagacagacacgcCCATTACCCCGGGGTAACCGCGGAGACCTGGGACTGCCCGCGTACGGGGCAGCGGGAAGGCAGAACGCGCGATGGGCGGAAAGGGGGCGGCTCCCTCACAGACCCCGGGCCGCTCCACGGGCTGGGAAGCGGGTTCCACCCGCGAGGCGCTCGAGGAACAGTCCGTTGGctgcccagccctcccccagTGACTGCAGTCGTCCCGAGCCAAACCCGAGAATCCCAGAAAAAGTCAGCTGAGGAGATGCCGCTGGGATCCAGCGGGACGCGCCGCCGTCCGCCCTGAAGA
Protein-coding regions in this window:
- the MEX3B gene encoding RNA-binding protein MEX3B: MPSSLFADLERNGSGGGGGGGGGGGGGGGSGGGETLDDQRALQLALDQLSLLGLDSDEGASLYDSEPRKKSVNMTECVPVPSSEHVAEIVGRQGCKIKALRAKTNTYIKTPVRGEEPVFVVTGRKEDVAMARREIISAAEHFSMIRASRNKNTALNGAVPGPPNLPGQTTIQVRVPYRVVGLVVGPKGATIKRIQQQTHTYIVTPSRDKEPVFEVTGMPENVDRAREEIEAHIALRTGGIIELTDENDFHANGTDVGFDLHHGSGGSGPGSLWSKPTPSITPTPGRKPFSSYRNDSSSSLGSASTDSYFGGGTSGSAAATPRLADYSPPSPALSFAHNGNNNNGNGYTYTAGEASVPSPDGCPELQPTFDPAPAPPPGAPLLWAQFERSPGGGPAAPVSSSCSSSASSSASSSSVVFPGGGASAPSNANLGLLVHRRLHPGTSCPRLSPPLHMAPGAGEHHLARRVRSDPGGGGLAYAAYANGLGAQLPGLQPSDTSGSSSSSSSSSSSSSSSSGLRRKGSRDCSVCFESEVIAALVPCGHNLFCMECANRICEKSEPECPVCHTAVTQAIRIFS